GATATCAGCCAGGTCCGAAGGGCGCGATGGTCCCCTCTTTTACCCACCCGCTACGATCAAACTCAGCCAAGAAGTCCACGCCGTCTTCGAAGTGCACAATTGATCCCCCTCCCCTTGTAGGGCGTTCTCGATGAGACGCCGTTCCCCGGGCCCTATGATCCCCTTCCCTTCCTCAAACAGCAAACCGTAAACAGAAAACAAAAAACGGCGCTGGTCTAGCGCCCAACCCCTTGCTATTTTCGGGGAAACGGCAAAATCCATGGCCCAGCAGATCTCCGAAAAACGCCAGACCGCCTTCACCCTCGGGACGGGATTGATCATCGTGGGAGGCCTTCTTTTTGCCTCCACCTTCATCTCCTTCGTGGCGCGATTCGGCGACTTCACCAACTTCGAGGCCCGGACCCAATCCGGAATGTTCCGCGCCTTGGGCGGCATCGGCCTGATCCTCGTGGGTGGATGGGTCCGGGGAATCGGCGCCCGTGGCCTGGCCGGTTCCGGGGTGGTCCTCGACCCGGCCCAAGCCCGCGAGGACCTCGAACCCTACAGCCGCATGGCCGGCGGCATGGTCAAAGATGCTTTGCAGGAAACAGGCTTAGGACAGTCCAAGACGCCTGAAACCATAATCAAAATCAAATGCCTCTCCTGCGGTGCCCTCAATCCGGAGGACGCCAACTTCTGCCACAAGTGCGGCAAACCCCTAAGTCTTGGAACCAATGCCTAACTCAGCTTTTCAGGGTTCATGGGCTGACCCCGTAGAGAGCGGACGGGGAGCCGATACATAACTCTGGATTTCGAGAGTTATGTGCTGAATCTAGAAATCACACCAAGCATTAATCAAACGCTGAACCCTCTGTTTCGCTTCGCCCGCAAATCATGGCCTACGGTAGAAAGATGAAAAAGCTTCTCATGTCCCGCCATTTTCTGGCCCGGGCATCGCTTATCCTACTGCTCACGGGTGCAGGCTATTTGGGATACTCCTTGGATTTCGACGGGGACAAGATGACCAATGGCTGGGAATTGATCGAGGCCTGCCGTTGGAGAGCCAAATGGGTTCATCCTTTGGGATATCAAATGAAAACCCTACCCCGGATCAATCCCTTGGTGCCGGATGGCGATCTGGATCCGGATCATGATCATTTGTCCAATCTTGCCGAATATAGAAGCGGGACCCGTCCGGACCTCTACGACACAGACGCTGACGGCTTATCGGATGGGTTTGAAGTGGCAAACCCAGGGCTGGACCCTAAGGGAAAAGATGACAGCACCGGGGATGCGGACAGGGATGGGATGACCAATCTGCAGGAAGCCCTGTATGGATTTGACCTCAAGATCCGCGAAGACGCCCTGGATGCGGACGGTGACGGTTTGAGTAATATCGAGGAAATAAAATTCGGATCGGATCCGAAAGAAGCTGATATTGATGCAGACGATCTCAACGATGCCCAGGAACGGGCGATGGGCACAAATCCATGGAAACAAGACTCGGAAGAGCAGGGCAACTACCCCAACAAAGTGATCCCCGGCGACGGACTACCGGATGCGTGGGAGATCAAGTATGGCCTTAATCCCAACGTTCTGGACGATCCCCAAAATGATTTTGACGGTGATGGCCTGCCCCTGATCAAGGAGTACAGCTATGGAACGGACCCATGGAATCCCGATACAGACAAAGACGGAACCAGCGATGGCGATGAAGCAAAAAACAATACCGACCCGAATGATCCGGAATGGGGCGGAGCCCCTCCCGCTGCCCCGAAAAACCTGACGGTCAAAAAGAATTCCAATGGGACAACCACCTACAGCTGGGAAGACAATTCGACCAACGAGGATGGTTTTCGCATTCGCGAAAAACAACCCGATGGCAGCTGGGTTGTGGTGGCTGAAGTTCCTCCAAACGTGACCTCTTTCACAACAAAATTACCTCCGCCTTCCCCCACCCCT
The sequence above is a segment of the Candidatus Methylacidiphilales bacterium genome. Coding sequences within it:
- a CDS encoding zinc-ribbon domain-containing protein, which encodes MAQQISEKRQTAFTLGTGLIIVGGLLFASTFISFVARFGDFTNFEARTQSGMFRALGGIGLILVGGWVRGIGARGLAGSGVVLDPAQAREDLEPYSRMAGGMVKDALQETGLGQSKTPETIIKIKCLSCGALNPEDANFCHKCGKPLSLGTNA